A part of Longimicrobium sp. genomic DNA contains:
- a CDS encoding ATP-binding protein: MSVNPAAGADFERCSFLAEASRRLAEAADYEQTLKTVAGLALPRPGDWSIVDLAEADGSVRRLAVVHPDPGKQALARRLEVDWPPERDDPLGVPVVVRTRAPQATGPVTDDFLARAARDPEHLEALRQLGIASVITVPLLAREQVLGAITFVSGRPGRGHTDGDLALAEDLAGRCALAIAHMRVVEDLKKSVLLRDQVLGYVSHDLKNPLGAIMLVATQMMLAESRVPREEFSLGERITSVERILAATVHMQRLIGDLLEVAQIGAGGVSIHPRPVQPGALMEDVLYTYAPGLAAQSLRLEAAVPDTLPVLWADPGRLRQVFENLLENAAKFTPPGGVITLAAARLDGSVLFSVADTGAGIPGDEMPRLFDRFWQARRQGVGSAGLGLAICKGIVEAHGGAIWAESTVGRGSTFYFRIPAG, translated from the coding sequence ATGTCCGTGAACCCTGCTGCCGGAGCCGACTTCGAGCGCTGCTCGTTCCTGGCCGAGGCCAGCCGCCGCCTGGCCGAAGCGGCGGACTACGAGCAGACGCTGAAGACCGTCGCGGGGCTGGCGCTGCCGCGGCCGGGCGACTGGTCGATCGTGGACCTGGCCGAGGCCGACGGCTCGGTGCGCCGCCTGGCCGTGGTGCATCCCGACCCCGGGAAGCAGGCCCTGGCGCGCCGGCTGGAGGTGGACTGGCCCCCGGAGCGCGACGACCCGCTGGGGGTGCCGGTGGTGGTGCGCACGCGCGCGCCGCAGGCCACCGGCCCCGTCACCGACGACTTCCTGGCCCGCGCGGCCCGCGACCCGGAGCACCTGGAGGCGCTCCGGCAGCTCGGGATCGCCTCCGTCATCACCGTGCCCCTGCTGGCGCGGGAGCAGGTCCTGGGCGCCATCACCTTCGTGAGCGGCCGGCCGGGCCGCGGGCACACGGACGGGGATCTCGCGCTGGCCGAGGACCTGGCCGGCCGGTGCGCGCTGGCCATCGCCCACATGCGGGTGGTGGAGGACCTGAAGAAGAGCGTGCTCCTGCGGGACCAGGTGCTCGGGTACGTGTCGCACGACCTGAAGAACCCGCTGGGAGCGATCATGCTGGTGGCCACGCAGATGATGCTCGCGGAATCCCGGGTGCCCCGCGAGGAATTCTCCCTCGGAGAGCGAATCACGTCGGTAGAGAGGATCCTGGCGGCCACCGTGCACATGCAGCGCCTGATCGGCGACCTCCTGGAGGTGGCGCAGATCGGGGCCGGGGGCGTCAGCATCCACCCGCGGCCGGTGCAGCCGGGCGCGCTGATGGAGGACGTCCTCTACACCTACGCGCCGGGGCTCGCCGCACAGTCGCTGCGGCTGGAGGCGGCCGTGCCCGACACGCTGCCGGTTCTGTGGGCCGACCCCGGGCGGCTGCGGCAGGTGTTCGAGAACCTGCTGGAGAACGCGGCGAAGTTCACCCCGCCGGGCGGCGTGATCACGCTGGCCGCGGCCCGGCTCGACGGTTCGGTGCTCTTCTCGGTCGCCGACACCGGGGCCGGCATTCCCGGAGACGAGATGCCGCGCCTGTTCGACCGCTTCTGGCAGGCACGCCGGCAGGGCGTGGGGAGCGCGGGGCTGGGGCTGGCGATCTGCAAAGGCATCGTGGAGGCGCACGGGGGCGCGATCTGGGCCGAAAGCACGGTGGGCCGGGGAAGCACCTTCTACTTCCGCATCCCCGCCGGGTGA
- a CDS encoding TetR/AcrR family transcriptional regulator: MPGKRAAEEVRREQILRAAFEVASRGGIGSLTIRAVAAEAELSHALVLFHFQRKERLVHALLDWLIATTSVLRVSDDVARFPRALDRLHALLQQEMARLSHQPRHTRLFFEFWALGARQEWVRARIGAELERYRAAFRTIMEELLLAEPATSAGVTADGMAAVAVSWIHGCAVQAMIDPAQFDTDEYLAAVRGVIGQLA, translated from the coding sequence ATGCCGGGGAAGCGGGCTGCGGAGGAGGTGCGGCGCGAGCAGATCCTGCGCGCCGCGTTCGAGGTGGCGTCACGGGGCGGGATCGGCAGCCTGACCATCCGCGCCGTGGCCGCGGAAGCGGAGCTCAGCCATGCGCTGGTCCTCTTCCACTTCCAGCGCAAGGAGCGGCTGGTGCACGCGCTCCTCGACTGGCTGATCGCGACCACCTCCGTCCTCCGCGTCTCGGACGACGTCGCCCGCTTCCCGCGGGCGCTCGACCGGCTGCACGCGCTCCTCCAGCAGGAGATGGCCCGGCTCTCCCACCAGCCGCGGCACACCCGGCTGTTCTTCGAGTTCTGGGCGCTCGGCGCGCGGCAGGAGTGGGTCCGGGCGCGGATCGGCGCGGAGCTGGAGCGCTACCGCGCGGCGTTCCGGACGATCATGGAAGAGCTTCTCCTGGCCGAGCCGGCGACCTCCGCCGGGGTGACGGCCGACGGGATGGCGGCCGTGGCCGTGAGCTGGATCCACGGGTGCGCGGTGCAGGCGATGATCGACCCCGCGCAATTCGACACCGACGAGTACCTGGCCGCGGTGCGCGGCGTGATCGGCCAGCTGGCGTGA
- a CDS encoding chemotaxis protein CheB, producing the protein MSVHPRHPGARARLREATLQRAAPAPAPLPEAGPPGRAPLAVVGIGASAGGLKALQLFFEAVPPGSGMAWVVIIHLDPGRESRIAALLQDRTALPVTQVTRPVELQADHVYIIPPGHDLAMHDRGIRVHERGAGLHVPVDLFFRTLADAYGPDAVGVVLSGTGSDGTSGVRSIKERGGITVAQEPAEAEYDGMPASAIATGHVDLVLPAGRIPAELLRLRKAPSALSAGAPPADTEALLARVFAALRARTGHDFSLYKRSTVLRRLDRRLRFNGVSTLEEYLPLLRAGEAEPAALVRDLLISVSGFFRDADAFTALADAVPALFAGKGPDDAVRVWVVGCATGEEAYSIGILLREHAATLESPPQIQMFATDIDEKGYAWGREALYPPAAVAEISPERLRRFFVQEPGGFRVGKPLREAVLFAVHNVLHDPPFSRLDLISCRNLLIYLQPEAQEQVVETFHYALQAGGLLFLGASESAGESGLFVPAAGPQRLYRRNAAPHRVPPRLSAADPPARAGPRAADAEGPGRTAFAYGPLHLRMLEEYAPPSLVVNERLEVVHLSGGAGRYLHLGEGEPSHDLIALSRGDLRLELRAALYQAFEKGLPTTRRVRADGDGGPPVSLRVHPPVEGGEAGRYALVVFEEQARTEAEEPEAPPQAPDGSGHRRAVTRLEEELRRTREQLEHASAARDRTVAELQAANEELRSINEEQRAAAEELETSREEIQSVNEELTTINQEHQTTIEELKRTNADLRNLIESTEIGTIFLDREMRIRRFTPAVEALFNFVGTDGGRPLAHITHRLHYPALVEDVQGVLTSLRRIEREVRSEAGAWYVVRINPYRAFDDRVDGVVLTCYDITAQKRVEEELREAKLAAEAANLAKGAFLATLSHEFRTPLNAILGFADILHLDGPLTEAQERKIERIRAGSWHLASMIDEILSFAKLDEGREQVRSERFDARSVAREAEMLVEPLAAAKGLAFVLDLPGEAAWLETDAGKARQILANLCGNAVKYTERGEIRLSVRAEGEQVVFEVADSGIGIAPEHQARIFDRFWQVDSASTRSFGGMGIGLAAAREFSRLLGGDVEVESEPGRGSTFRVRLPRTQGDG; encoded by the coding sequence ATGTCCGTACACCCCCGGCACCCCGGCGCGCGCGCGCGTCTCCGTGAAGCCACCCTGCAGCGGGCGGCACCCGCTCCCGCTCCGCTTCCGGAAGCGGGCCCGCCGGGGCGCGCTCCGCTCGCGGTGGTGGGGATCGGGGCGTCGGCGGGAGGGCTGAAGGCGCTGCAGCTCTTCTTCGAGGCCGTGCCCCCCGGCAGCGGCATGGCCTGGGTGGTGATCATCCACCTGGACCCGGGGCGGGAGAGCCGGATCGCCGCGCTCCTGCAGGACCGCACCGCGCTTCCCGTGACGCAGGTCACCCGCCCGGTCGAGCTGCAGGCCGACCACGTCTACATCATCCCGCCGGGGCACGACCTGGCGATGCACGACCGCGGCATCCGCGTGCACGAGCGCGGCGCGGGGCTCCACGTGCCCGTGGACCTGTTCTTCCGCACCCTGGCCGACGCGTACGGCCCTGACGCCGTGGGGGTGGTGCTCTCGGGCACCGGCTCGGACGGCACCTCGGGCGTCCGCTCCATCAAGGAGCGCGGCGGGATCACCGTGGCGCAGGAGCCCGCCGAGGCCGAATACGACGGGATGCCCGCCAGCGCCATCGCCACCGGGCACGTGGACCTGGTGCTCCCCGCGGGCCGCATCCCCGCCGAGCTCCTCCGCCTCCGGAAGGCACCCTCCGCGCTCTCCGCCGGCGCGCCGCCGGCCGACACCGAGGCGCTGCTGGCCCGGGTCTTCGCCGCGCTGCGCGCCCGGACGGGGCACGACTTCAGCCTCTACAAGCGCTCCACGGTGCTGCGCCGCCTGGACCGCCGGCTGCGCTTCAACGGCGTGAGCACGCTGGAGGAATACCTTCCCCTGCTGCGCGCGGGCGAGGCGGAGCCGGCGGCGCTCGTGCGCGACCTGCTGATCTCGGTCAGCGGCTTCTTCCGCGACGCCGACGCGTTCACGGCGCTGGCGGATGCGGTGCCGGCCCTCTTCGCGGGCAAGGGGCCCGACGACGCCGTCCGCGTCTGGGTGGTGGGGTGCGCCACGGGCGAGGAGGCCTACTCGATCGGCATCCTGCTGCGCGAGCATGCGGCCACGCTGGAGAGCCCGCCGCAGATCCAGATGTTCGCCACCGACATCGACGAAAAGGGGTACGCGTGGGGGCGCGAGGCGCTCTACCCGCCCGCGGCGGTGGCGGAGATCTCGCCCGAGCGGCTCCGCCGCTTCTTCGTGCAGGAGCCGGGGGGCTTCCGGGTGGGAAAGCCGCTGCGCGAGGCGGTGCTCTTCGCCGTCCACAACGTCCTGCACGACCCCCCGTTCTCGCGGCTGGACCTGATCAGCTGCCGCAACCTTCTCATCTACCTGCAGCCCGAGGCGCAGGAGCAGGTGGTGGAGACCTTCCACTACGCGCTGCAGGCGGGCGGGCTGCTCTTCCTGGGCGCCTCGGAGTCGGCCGGCGAGAGCGGGCTGTTCGTGCCCGCCGCCGGCCCGCAGCGGCTGTACCGGAGGAACGCCGCGCCGCACCGGGTGCCGCCCCGGCTCTCGGCCGCCGACCCGCCGGCACGGGCGGGCCCGCGCGCCGCCGATGCGGAAGGCCCGGGCCGGACCGCGTTCGCCTACGGCCCGCTGCACCTGCGCATGCTGGAGGAATACGCACCGCCCAGCCTGGTGGTGAACGAGCGGCTGGAGGTGGTCCACCTCTCCGGCGGGGCGGGGCGCTACCTGCACCTGGGCGAGGGCGAGCCCAGCCACGACCTGATCGCCCTGTCGCGCGGCGACCTCCGCCTGGAACTGCGCGCGGCGCTCTACCAGGCCTTCGAGAAGGGGCTCCCGACCACCCGGCGCGTCCGGGCCGACGGCGACGGCGGCCCCCCGGTGAGCCTGCGCGTGCACCCGCCCGTGGAGGGCGGGGAGGCGGGGCGGTACGCCCTGGTCGTCTTCGAGGAGCAGGCGCGGACGGAGGCGGAGGAGCCGGAGGCCCCCCCGCAGGCGCCGGACGGCTCGGGCCACCGGCGGGCCGTGACCCGCCTGGAGGAGGAGCTGCGGCGCACCCGGGAGCAGCTCGAGCACGCCAGCGCCGCGCGCGACCGGACCGTGGCGGAGCTGCAGGCGGCCAACGAGGAGCTGCGCTCGATCAACGAGGAGCAGAGGGCCGCGGCCGAGGAGCTGGAGACCAGCCGCGAGGAGATCCAGTCCGTCAACGAAGAGCTCACCACCATCAACCAGGAGCACCAGACCACCATCGAGGAGCTGAAGCGGACCAACGCCGATCTCCGCAACCTGATCGAGTCCACCGAGATCGGCACCATCTTCCTCGACCGCGAGATGCGGATCCGGCGCTTCACCCCCGCGGTCGAAGCGCTCTTCAACTTCGTCGGCACGGACGGGGGCCGCCCCCTTGCCCACATCACCCACCGGCTCCACTACCCGGCGCTGGTGGAGGACGTGCAGGGCGTGCTCACCTCGCTGCGGCGGATCGAGCGCGAGGTGCGCAGCGAGGCCGGCGCGTGGTACGTCGTCCGCATCAACCCCTACCGCGCCTTCGACGACAGGGTCGACGGCGTCGTCCTCACCTGCTACGACATCACCGCGCAGAAGCGCGTGGAAGAGGAGCTGCGCGAGGCGAAGCTCGCGGCCGAAGCGGCGAACCTGGCCAAGGGGGCCTTCCTGGCCACGCTCTCGCACGAGTTCCGCACCCCGCTCAACGCGATCCTGGGCTTCGCCGACATCCTCCACCTCGACGGGCCCCTCACCGAAGCGCAGGAGCGGAAGATCGAGCGGATCAGGGCGGGCAGCTGGCACCTCGCCTCCATGATCGACGAGATCCTGAGCTTCGCCAAGCTGGACGAGGGGCGGGAGCAGGTCCGGTCCGAGCGGTTCGACGCGAGGAGCGTCGCGCGCGAGGCCGAGATGCTGGTGGAGCCCCTCGCCGCGGCGAAGGGCCTCGCCTTCGTCCTCGACCTGCCCGGCGAGGCCGCCTGGCTGGAGACGGACGCGGGGAAGGCCCGCCAGATCCTGGCCAACCTGTGCGGGAACGCCGTGAAGTACACCGAGCGCGGGGAGATCCGGCTCTCCGTGCGGGCGGAGGGAGAGCAGGTCGTCTTCGAGGTGGCCGACAGCGGCATCGGCATCGCCCCCGAGCACCAGGCCCGCATCTTCGACCGCTTCTGGCAGGTGGACAGCGCCTCCACCCGCTCCTTCGGGGGGATGGGGATCGGGCTGGCGGCGGCCCGGGAGTTCAGCCGGCTGCTGGGGGGCGACGTGGAGGTCGAGAGCGAGCCGGGGCGCGGGAGCACCTTCCGCGTCCGGCTTCCCCGCACGCAAGGAGACGGATGA
- a CDS encoding response regulator — protein MTPRRKPRGEAIETYAQDIVNTVREPLLMLDTALRVRSANRAFYQTFQVSAGETEGRLIYELGNGQWDIPDLRTLLDEVMATSSVFNDYELEHTFPTIGRRVMLLNARKLLAGHHGELLVLAMEDVTERRAAEEEAARAREASETANRTKSLFLANMSHELRTPLNAILGYSEMLQEEAQERGLDAFVVDLQRIHTAGQHLLALINDILDLSKIEAGKMDLFLERFDVAELVGDVASTIRPVVEKSANTLRVELSPELGEMRADLSKVRQSLLNLLSNAVKFTHGGTVTLSAGRESMDGGEWMVFRVSDTGIGMSAEQIVKLFQDFTQADPSTTRKFGGTGLGLALTRRFCQMMGGDVTLNSAAGEGSVFTIKLPASVAEAPGASAGAPGAPPSSDGGDGGEPAPADANCVLVIDDDAAQRDLMRRFLRSEGFCVRTARGGEEGLRLAREMRPAAITLDVMMPGMDGWTVLAALKADAALREIPVIMLTMVDDPERGFTLGAADYATKPVNRQRLSRILRRHTCADPPCPVLVVEDDPATRTLTRHILEKEGWKVREAGNGRVALEMMQRERPRLILLDLMMPEMDGFEFADRVRRHPEWGSIPIVVVTAHDLTDEERRRLSGYVETILQKAGDSHETLLRQVSDRLSDLAAPRAVPLPRGEEALAPRA, from the coding sequence ATGACGCCCAGAAGGAAACCGCGGGGCGAAGCGATCGAGACCTACGCCCAGGACATCGTGAACACGGTGCGCGAGCCGCTGCTGATGCTCGACACCGCGCTGCGCGTGAGGTCCGCCAACCGCGCCTTCTACCAGACCTTCCAGGTCTCCGCGGGCGAGACCGAGGGCCGCCTGATCTACGAGCTGGGGAACGGGCAGTGGGACATCCCCGACCTGCGCACCCTGCTCGACGAGGTGATGGCCACCAGCTCGGTGTTCAACGACTACGAGCTGGAGCACACCTTTCCCACCATCGGCCGGCGGGTGATGCTGCTGAACGCGCGCAAGCTCCTGGCGGGCCACCACGGCGAGCTGCTGGTGCTGGCCATGGAGGACGTGACGGAGCGGCGCGCCGCCGAAGAGGAAGCGGCCCGGGCGCGCGAGGCATCCGAGACCGCCAACCGCACCAAGAGCCTGTTCCTGGCCAACATGAGCCACGAGCTGCGCACGCCGCTGAACGCCATCCTCGGCTACTCCGAGATGCTGCAGGAAGAGGCCCAGGAGCGCGGCCTGGACGCGTTCGTCGTCGACCTGCAGCGCATCCACACCGCGGGGCAGCACCTGCTGGCGCTGATCAACGACATCCTCGACCTGTCCAAGATCGAGGCCGGGAAGATGGACCTGTTCCTGGAGCGCTTCGACGTGGCCGAGCTCGTCGGCGACGTGGCCTCCACCATCCGCCCGGTGGTGGAGAAGAGCGCCAACACGCTGCGGGTGGAGCTGTCGCCGGAGCTGGGGGAGATGCGCGCCGATCTCAGCAAGGTCCGCCAGTCCCTGCTGAACCTGCTCTCCAACGCCGTCAAGTTCACCCATGGCGGCACCGTCACGCTGAGCGCCGGGCGGGAAAGCATGGACGGCGGCGAGTGGATGGTGTTCCGGGTATCCGACACGGGCATCGGGATGAGCGCCGAGCAGATCGTGAAGCTCTTCCAGGACTTCACCCAGGCCGATCCGTCGACCACGCGCAAGTTCGGCGGCACGGGGCTGGGGCTGGCCCTCACCCGCCGCTTCTGCCAGATGATGGGCGGCGACGTGACCCTGAACAGCGCCGCGGGCGAGGGGAGCGTCTTCACCATCAAGCTCCCCGCCTCCGTCGCGGAGGCGCCCGGGGCCTCCGCCGGCGCCCCCGGGGCGCCGCCGTCGTCCGACGGGGGCGACGGGGGCGAGCCGGCGCCAGCCGACGCGAACTGCGTGCTGGTGATCGACGACGACGCGGCGCAGCGCGACCTGATGCGGCGCTTCCTGCGCAGCGAGGGATTCTGCGTGCGCACCGCCCGCGGGGGCGAGGAGGGGCTGCGCCTGGCGCGCGAGATGCGCCCCGCGGCGATCACCCTCGACGTGATGATGCCCGGGATGGACGGCTGGACCGTGCTCGCGGCGCTGAAGGCCGACGCGGCGCTGCGCGAGATCCCGGTGATCATGCTGACCATGGTGGACGACCCCGAGCGCGGCTTCACCCTGGGCGCCGCCGACTACGCCACCAAGCCGGTGAACCGCCAGCGCCTGTCCCGGATCCTGCGCAGGCACACCTGCGCCGACCCGCCCTGCCCCGTGCTGGTGGTGGAGGACGACCCCGCCACCCGTACCCTCACGAGGCACATCCTGGAGAAGGAGGGGTGGAAGGTCCGCGAGGCCGGGAACGGGCGCGTCGCCCTGGAGATGATGCAGCGGGAGCGCCCGCGCCTGATCCTGCTGGACCTGATGATGCCGGAGATGGACGGCTTCGAGTTCGCCGACCGGGTGCGCCGCCACCCCGAATGGGGCTCCATCCCCATCGTGGTGGTGACCGCCCACGACCTGACCGACGAGGAGCGCCGGCGGCTGAGCGGCTACGTCGAGACGATCCTGCAGAAGGCCGGCGACTCGCACGAGACGCTGCTGCGCCAGGTGAGCGACCGGCTGAGCGACCTGGCCGCGCCGCGCGCCGTCCCTTTGCCCCGAGGAGAGGAAGCACTCGCGCCGCGGGCGTGA
- a CDS encoding response regulator, with translation MPRILLVEDNEMNRDMLSRRLQRKGFQVVLAVDGREGVEMAALHAPDLVLMDMSLPVLDGWEATRLLKAAPATRHVPVIALTAHAMSGDRERALEAGCDDYDTKPIELPRLLGKIEALLGGAPGAAASAGESSS, from the coding sequence ATGCCGAGAATCCTGCTGGTGGAAGACAACGAGATGAACCGCGACATGCTCTCGCGCCGGCTGCAGCGCAAGGGGTTCCAGGTGGTGCTGGCGGTGGACGGGAGGGAAGGGGTGGAGATGGCCGCGCTGCACGCGCCGGACCTGGTGCTGATGGACATGAGCCTTCCCGTCCTCGACGGCTGGGAGGCGACGCGCCTCCTGAAGGCCGCGCCCGCCACGCGGCACGTCCCGGTCATCGCGCTCACCGCGCACGCCATGTCCGGCGACCGCGAGCGGGCCCTGGAGGCCGGCTGCGACGACTACGACACCAAGCCGATCGAGCTGCCGCGCCTGCTCGGCAAGATCGAGGCGCTCCTGGGCGGGGCGCCGGGCGCGGCGGCTTCCGCGGGGGAATCGTCCTCATGA